In one window of Mauremys reevesii isolate NIE-2019 linkage group 22, ASM1616193v1, whole genome shotgun sequence DNA:
- the CKM gene encoding creatine kinase M-type, with the protein MPFGNTHNKYKLNFSAEEEFPDLTKHNNHMAKALTLDIYKKLRDKETPSGFTLDDIIQTGVDNPGHPFIMTVGCVAGDEESYVVFKDLFDPIIQDRHGGYKPTDKHKTDLNHENLKGGDDLDPNYVLSSRVRTGRSIKGYTLPPHCSRGERRAIEKLSVTALNSLTGEFKGKYYPLKDMSDQEQQQLIDDHFLFDKPISPLLLASGMARDWPDARGIWHNDNKSFLVWVNEEDHLRVISMEKGGNMKEVFRRFCVGLQKIEEIFKKAGHPFMWNEHLGYVLTCPSNLGTGLRGGVHVKLPHLSKHPKFEETLKRLRLQKRGTGGVDTEAVGAVFDISNADRLGFSEVEQVQMVVDGVKLMVEMEKKLEKGQAIDDMVPAQK; encoded by the exons ATGCCGTTCGGGAACACCCACAACAAGTACAAGCTGAACTTCTCCGCGGAGGAGGAGTTTCCCGACCTCACCAAGCACAACAACCACATGGCCAAGGCCCTCACCCTGGACATCTACAAGAAGCTGCGGGACAAGGAGACCCCCAGCGGCTTCACCCTGGATGACATCATCCAGACCGGGGTGGACAACCCAG GGCACCCCTTCATCATGACGGTGGGCTGCGTGGCCGGGGACGAGGAGTCCTACGTTGTCTTCAAGGACCTGTTTGACCCCATCATCCAGGACCGGCATGGCGGCTACAAGCCGACGGACAAGCATAAGACCGACCTGAACCACGAGAACCTGAAG GGCGGAGACGACCTGGACCCCAACTACGTGCTGAGCAGCCGGGTGCGCACTGGGCGCAGCATCAAGGGGTACACACTGCCCCCCcactgcagccgcggggagcgccGCGCCATCGAGAAGCTCTCTGTCACTG ccctgaaCAGCCTGACCGGGGAGTTCAAGGGCAAGTACTACCCCCTGAAGGACATGAGCGAccaggagcagcaacagctgaTAGACGACCACTTCCTGTTCGACAAACCCATCTCGCCCCTGCTGCTGGCCTCAGGCATGGCCCGCGACTGGCCCGATGCCAGGGGCATATG GCACAATGACAACAAGAGCTTCCTGGTGTGGGTGAACGAGGAGGACCATCTGCGCGTCATCTCCATGGAGAAGGGCGGCAACATGAAGGAGGTGTTCCGGCGCTTCTGTGTCGGGCTGCAGAAG ATTGAGGAGATCTTTAAGAAGGCCGGCCACCCCTTCATGTGGAACGAGCACCTGGGCTACGTGCTGACCTGCCCCTCCAACCTGGGCACCGGCCTGCGGGGCGGGGTCCATGTCAAGCTCCCCCACCTCAGCAAGCACCCCAAGTTTGAGGAGACCCTCAAGAGGCTGCGGCTGCAGAAGCGCGGCACAG GTGGCGTGGACACCGAGGCCGTTGGTGCCGTGTTCGACATCTCCAACGCCGACCGGCTGGGCTTCTCCGAGGTGGAGCAGGTGCAGATGGTGGTGGACGGCGTCAAGCTCATGGTGGAGATGGAGAAGAAGCTGGAAAAGGGCCAGGCCATCGACGACATGGTCCCAGCCCAGAAGTAG